The following DNA comes from Candidatus Poribacteria bacterium.
ATTTTTCAACTTATACGATGGAAAATAACGGAAATATTATTGTTTGACAAATGCTCTGGAAACAGAGGGAAGGAGACACAAATGAAAGCAGTCTTGACAGTAGCAATAGTGCTAAGTATTCTATTAACTTCTGCTTATGCAGATACACCCACAGAAAGGTCGAATGAAGACTTTCCTACGAAACAAAACGAGAAAAATATAGAGCTTTGCACGGAAAATTTAGTTGCGATTGGCAAAGCACTTCAAACCTACCGAAAAGAACATGGGGAACTTCCGCTGTGGCTTTCGGATCTGCATGGTAAATACTTGGTGGATGAAAACAATCTTCTCTGTCCGGCAGATGAAAACGGAGGCAAACCAAGTTATTACCGTAGGACTGACCCGAAATTGCCCGTAAGTTACGACTATGCACAGTTCGATTCTGGCTTTCAGGAATTGACAGCCGAGAAGCACTATATTTATGGTGATGTCATACCGATAGTCCGTTGTGGGCATCACGCCAATGAAGATTTTACGTGTTTAAACTTAAGTCTCTCTGCTAATATTTATCGGTCAACCGCTGCCTGGGCAATATACGAACCAGAAGCGATGTATGGAGGTTTTGAGAAAGCAATTGCCACGCTTGAAGTCAAACTGCAGGACGCTCCAGATGATAAACGGATCTTCGAGTTGTATCCTGCACTCGTTCGACTCTACATCCAAACCGAACAGAAACAAAAAGTCGATGTTCTGGTCAACAATTTCAAGTCAATCATGGACTCCGAACACATTAAAGACAACTTCACCCTCGGTGATATGCTTGAGATGGTGGGTCGGCATCGGGATGCGCTTCAGATCTATGAGGGATTGGAAAAGCAGGGATCGAACAACCGATACATCTTCCAGAAACTTGCCCAAGTTCATGAAAAACTCGGCAATGTAGAGATAGCGAAAGCGTATCACATCAAGTTTGATCCAGTGTTAGCGTTGATAGGGAAATCTGTTCCTGATTTTTCTGCGACTGACTTTGATGGTAAACCGATCTCACTTCGCGATTACCGCGGAAAAGTCGTTTTGCTCGATTTTTGGGCAGTATGGTGCTCGCCGTGTATTGACGAAATTCCAAATATCAAAAAGGTTTACAATACCTATAAGAATGCGGGATTTGAGGTCATCGGGATCAGTCTTGATCATCATAAATACGAAGTTCGGGATTATATTAAAGCGAACAACATTCCTTGGCGGCAGATTGTTAGTGGAAAAGGGTGGGACAGTCCAATTTCGCGCCAGTATAACATTCGTTCGATTCCAGCACCGTTGCTCATTGACCGAGAGGGCAGACTCATCTCGCATAATGCGAGAGGGGCAGATTTGGAGAGACTCGTGGCGGAAGCGGTACGGGATAAATCCACGGACTAAAACCGAAAGGCACTGCCTATAGCGTTATCCTACAAGATAAATACCATTCTCTACTCCGATTTCAGGTTTTCCGCCAAGATTTCAATCAGTTCAGCTAAAGTCGGGAATTCGTCACGTGCCTCCGGTGGGAGATCCGCGAGATGCGTGTCCCCGATGAAGCGATACATATCCGCCGCGCCTGTCAAGATGTTCGGAGTCAATCCGACATACGCGAAGGTTGCCGAAATCTCCTCCATCTCACCGATCCAGCGTCTCGCTTTCGGTGGCATGCTCGGCAATCCCCTCTCCATCCGCTCAAAAAGTGCCGATTGACTCAACTGAAATTCCGCAGTGAGTGCATCTGAAACACCCAAAACGGATGCAGCCATGAGCAATTCGGTACAGAGTGCTGTTAGTCCTTTTGTTAGCGAGGCGTAGCACATCTTAATCGCAGAGGCGAGCCCTATCTCGTCTCCGAGCGTGCGGACATCTAATCCGTAATTGTTGAGTTCCGAAAACGTGTCGAGGTTCGGTCCCGATGCGTAGAAGCGCGTCGCCCCCGGTGTGCGCGGCGGTGGACCGATGATAGAGGCATCGACGAACGTTCCGCCTGCTGCAGTAATAACGTCTCCTAATTTGCGCACCGTCTGCGGTGCAATGGCGTTGCAGTCGGTGTATGTCAGCGTTGTATCCGTCTGTTGCAGTGCCTCCGCGACTGCGGACGCAGCGGACATCGCCTGTGCAGGCACCATAATTGAGAGGATAAGGTCGGCTTCGGTAACGAGTTGGGGATATGTCGGCACATCCACAATACCTGCCTTCTCAGCGAGTTCACGGGTGCGTTGACTTCTTCCGTGCAGACAAGTTATAACGCGCAAACCGTTTTCACGAAGGACGTTCCCGACAGTGTGCCCCATATCACCAGGGCTTAAAATTCCGACTGTGTTGGGCATAGATTACCTCCCATTTTTCAAATATGAAGACCGACAGTGTTGAATGCTTTGAAGACTAATATTGCCCCGAGTAGGATGACGACAGCGGCACTGATAATCGGTAGGCGTTGTAACCAGACACCTTCACCCGTGAAACGCTCGATTACCGGTTTTGCCATCACCATCAGGATACCGATAGCAACTAACACCGCAGCAAGTCCTAATGAGAAAGCACATAGGATAATTAGACCCCACACAAGTTTGCCAAGACTAATAGCGAACAAGAGTCCGATGAGTGCATCGACACACGGTACAATACCACCGGAGATACCAAGCGATAGCAACCCCCAAAAACCGGTACGTTCTGGCGGCGCATGGCTATGTGTCCGCCCCCCATGACTGTGTGTAAGGGCGTGGTCGTGTGAATGTCCAGGGTCATCATCATGCGAATGGTCATGTGAATGGTCGTCGTGTCCATGATCGTGGTCGTCTGCGTGCGGATGGTCGTGATCGTGGTCGTCGTCATGTCTATGTGCATCGTCGTGCCCGTGATCGTGGTCATCTGTGTGCGGGTGATCATGGTCATGTGAATGGTCGTGCGAATGATCATGCGGATGTGGGTGATGATGTCCATGTGCATGGCTCTGTGCACCACCACTGTAGTACTGCTTCATGTTTCTGGTAAGCAGCCACGCGCCAATACCAACAATCAAGACCCCAGAGAACAGACTTAACCACGGCACTATATCCTCCGGTGCAAACCCCTGTGCCACCAGCATGACAATTCCGAGTGCTATAACGCTGAAGGTGTGTGTAAAAGTAACGACAAGCCCAAGGAAAACTGCGTCAATTACCCTGCCTTTAGACCCGACGAGGTAAGCGGCGACGATGGCTTTTCCGTGTCCAGGTGTTAGCGCGTGCAAACCGCCAAGCACGAATGAAACCACAAGGGCAACAATCGCCAGTTGAAGCGTAAGTGGTCGGTTTATGAGTTCCTTTATCCGATCGCCTGAATGTTCATGCCCTTCGTCAGCAAACACCAACGCGCATCCGACAATACCGATAAAAATAATACTGGCTTGCAATATGCGCTTGCAAGCTGCGCTGCTAAAATAGTAATAACGTTTCTTCAAAACCGATTAAACCCTCGCGAATTTCTGGAAACGCCTATCCGCAATGACTTCACTCACATAGATGTTCCCGTTTGAGTCGATCCAGATACCGTGTGGAGAATCGCTGAATTGTCCGGGAGCGTCTCCCTTTTCGCCCCAGCGTCCGATGACCTCTCCGTCAAGCGTCATGATACTGATGCGTTGTCCCCCCTCGGCGATATGGATAACATTATCACTGTCAATAAAGAGATCGTTCGGAGAACGGAGGTCTGTCCATTCGGTCAAGTATTCACCGTCGTTATTAAAAATCTGACAGCGAAGGTTACCGCGGTCGAGAATATAAACGCGATCGTTGTGATCCACGGTGACATCATGTGGAAGGTTAAATTCACCAGGTCCTGTCCCCGGCGCGCCCCACGAAACGATGACTTCACCATCAGCCGTCATTCGGTGTACCCGTGATTGTCCGTAACCATCAGAGACGTACATCTCCCCAGAGGTTGAGAGGACAGCACGCGTCGGTTCATTAAAGGGTCCCCCCGGTGCGCCTGGTTGATTGACAGTCCCAAATGTCTCCAACAGCTCCCCGTCGAGCGAAAATTTTCTGACGGTATGATCTATGGTATCAGTGGTATAGATTTCATCGTCGGGACTTATCCAGATGCCGTGCGGTTTTTGGAAGATATCCTTTCCCCATTCAGTAACGAATGTGCCATCAGCCTCGAAAACGAGCATAGCGGGTTGTGGGCTACGGTTGTAGACATAGACCCTGTCATTTGAGTCGCACGCTACGCCGGAAACGAGTCCGAGTTGCGGAATCATACCCCATCCTTCTACGACTTCATATTGATAATCACCTGTTCCAAAAGTTGCCATGGTAATGCCTCCTGTTAAGTGCTAATGTTTGCGTGCCTCGCGACAATAGACTTCAGAATCTGCACGATACGTTCCGCTTCGAGAACACCGTTGTAGACAGGACCGAATTCGATGTTGAGTGTCGGTTTCTCGGTCTCAATCTCGCCGACTACCCCGCGTACAAATGCCCAAGCGTCATTAACGGTATAGCACCCGAAAATTTCTTGCTCCGGATTGGAGTTCCCTTTCCAATTGAGCCATGCAGCAGCGAGCATCTCGCCATAGAGTTGAAATTGCGGATTCGGTGCATTGATACCGCGTTTTGCCTCATGCACAACAAGA
Coding sequences within:
- a CDS encoding redoxin domain-containing protein — translated: MKAVLTVAIVLSILLTSAYADTPTERSNEDFPTKQNEKNIELCTENLVAIGKALQTYRKEHGELPLWLSDLHGKYLVDENNLLCPADENGGKPSYYRRTDPKLPVSYDYAQFDSGFQELTAEKHYIYGDVIPIVRCGHHANEDFTCLNLSLSANIYRSTAAWAIYEPEAMYGGFEKAIATLEVKLQDAPDDKRIFELYPALVRLYIQTEQKQKVDVLVNNFKSIMDSEHIKDNFTLGDMLEMVGRHRDALQIYEGLEKQGSNNRYIFQKLAQVHEKLGNVEIAKAYHIKFDPVLALIGKSVPDFSATDFDGKPISLRDYRGKVVLLDFWAVWCSPCIDEIPNIKKVYNTYKNAGFEVIGISLDHHKYEVRDYIKANNIPWRQIVSGKGWDSPISRQYNIRSIPAPLLIDREGRLISHNARGADLERLVAEAVRDKSTD
- a CDS encoding DUF1932 domain-containing protein — encoded protein: MPNTVGILSPGDMGHTVGNVLRENGLRVITCLHGRSQRTRELAEKAGIVDVPTYPQLVTEADLILSIMVPAQAMSAASAVAEALQQTDTTLTYTDCNAIAPQTVRKLGDVITAAGGTFVDASIIGPPPRTPGATRFYASGPNLDTFSELNNYGLDVRTLGDEIGLASAIKMCYASLTKGLTALCTELLMAASVLGVSDALTAEFQLSQSALFERMERGLPSMPPKARRWIGEMEEISATFAYVGLTPNILTGAADMYRFIGDTHLADLPPEARDEFPTLAELIEILAENLKSE
- a CDS encoding peptidyl-alpha-hydroxyglycine alpha-amidating lyase family protein; translated protein: MATFGTGDYQYEVVEGWGMIPQLGLVSGVACDSNDRVYVYNRSPQPAMLVFEADGTFVTEWGKDIFQKPHGIWISPDDEIYTTDTIDHTVRKFSLDGELLETFGTVNQPGAPGGPFNEPTRAVLSTSGEMYVSDGYGQSRVHRMTADGEVIVSWGAPGTGPGEFNLPHDVTVDHNDRVYILDRGNLRCQIFNNDGEYLTEWTDLRSPNDLFIDSDNVIHIAEGGQRISIMTLDGEVIGRWGEKGDAPGQFSDSPHGIWIDSNGNIYVSEVIADRRFQKFARV